From the Nitratidesulfovibrio sp. genome, one window contains:
- a CDS encoding DnaA/Hda family protein produces the protein MLKKALRQHLQQTCQEQDLRQWYDPLAITLSTNDKRLEVQFPHPFFAQWFSATAQVTFESRLREFLGDGYVLRYSSGNGGPPQGGPAPQAARQLDYPFGARFTFDSFLSNRKNQFPVASAKEVARDGRDTRDRAYNPFVICGGNGNGKTHLLRAIANELSRSRDENAIFCGAVDELGTRFEGLSATGAAAAQERQQARSRLCTHEVLVVDDLQRLRDLPFLQDELTFAFDHFHDNGKQMVFACSGKLTDLDFLSPKLRSRLEWGLIVELREPDLDVRLKFIQQQSRSRNIQLSKEHALTLAQRFREFRHLQGILVKVGAYRQLVNRDIQDRELEQILRHTDSGKGNSLTPEAVIAATAEQFGIPARDIVGDKRQQHIVQARQVAMFLCRELLGSSFPALGRVFGGKDHSTAMYAVRKIKQLQQSDKDMQLLVTDLKRKCLTRAE, from the coding sequence GTGCTGAAAAAAGCCCTGCGCCAACACCTTCAGCAGACCTGCCAGGAGCAGGATCTGCGCCAGTGGTACGACCCGCTGGCCATCACCCTGAGCACGAACGACAAGCGGCTGGAGGTCCAGTTTCCGCACCCGTTCTTTGCCCAGTGGTTTTCGGCCACGGCGCAGGTCACCTTTGAATCGCGGCTGCGCGAGTTTCTGGGCGACGGCTACGTGCTGCGCTATTCCTCGGGCAACGGCGGCCCGCCCCAGGGTGGACCGGCACCCCAGGCGGCCCGCCAACTGGACTACCCCTTCGGCGCGCGGTTCACGTTCGACAGCTTCCTGAGCAACCGCAAGAACCAGTTCCCCGTGGCCTCGGCCAAGGAAGTGGCCCGCGATGGCCGCGACACGCGCGACAGGGCCTACAACCCCTTCGTGATCTGCGGCGGCAACGGCAACGGCAAGACCCACCTTCTTCGCGCCATTGCCAACGAACTGAGCCGATCGCGCGATGAAAACGCCATATTCTGCGGCGCGGTGGACGAACTGGGCACCCGCTTCGAAGGCCTTTCCGCCACGGGCGCGGCCGCAGCGCAGGAACGCCAGCAGGCCCGCAGCCGCCTGTGCACCCACGAGGTGCTGGTGGTGGACGACCTGCAACGCCTGCGCGACCTGCCCTTTCTGCAGGACGAGCTGACCTTTGCCTTCGACCACTTCCACGACAACGGCAAGCAGATGGTCTTCGCCTGCTCGGGCAAGCTGACCGACCTGGACTTCCTGTCACCCAAGCTGCGCTCGCGCCTGGAATGGGGGCTGATCGTCGAACTGCGCGAACCGGACCTTGACGTGCGGCTGAAGTTCATCCAGCAGCAAAGCCGCTCGCGCAATATCCAGCTTTCCAAGGAACACGCGCTGACCCTGGCCCAGCGGTTTCGCGAATTTCGCCACCTGCAAGGCATCCTGGTCAAGGTCGGGGCGTATCGGCAGCTGGTCAACCGCGATATCCAGGACCGCGAACTGGAACAGATCCTGCGCCACACCGACAGCGGCAAGGGCAACAGCCTGACGCCAGAGGCGGTCATCGCCGCCACGGCGGAACAGTTCGGCATCCCTGCCCGCGACATAGTGGGTGACAAGCGGCAGCAGCACATCGTGCAGGCCCGCCAGGTGGCCATGTTCCTGTGCCGGGAATTGCTGGGCAGCTCCTTTCCGGCCCTGGGCCGGGTGTTCGGCGGCAAGGACCACTCCACCGCCATGTACGCGGTACGAAAAATCAAGCAATTACAGCAAAGTGACAAAGATATGCAACTTTTGGTAACCGACCTCAAAAGAAAGTGCCTAACTCGGGCCGAATGA
- the satP gene encoding acetate uptake transporter → METKLANPAPLGLMGFGMTTILLNIHNAGFFPISSMILAMGIFYGGIAQVIAGIMEFRKGNTFGTTAFTSYGFFWLTLVGLIVMPKLGWAEATPHAYMGCYLAMWGLFTFFMFLGTLKGKTTLKFIFLSLTVLFALLAIRDFTGSELIGTIAGWEGIVCGASACYLAMAEVLHEQYGRVVLPY, encoded by the coding sequence ATGGAGACCAAACTGGCCAACCCGGCCCCGCTCGGGCTCATGGGCTTCGGGATGACCACCATCCTGCTCAACATCCACAACGCGGGCTTCTTTCCCATCAGCTCGATGATCCTCGCCATGGGCATCTTCTACGGCGGCATCGCGCAGGTCATCGCGGGCATCATGGAATTCAGGAAGGGCAACACCTTCGGTACCACGGCGTTCACGTCGTACGGATTCTTCTGGCTGACGCTGGTGGGGCTGATTGTCATGCCCAAGCTGGGCTGGGCCGAAGCCACCCCGCACGCCTACATGGGCTGTTATCTCGCCATGTGGGGGCTGTTCACCTTCTTCATGTTCCTGGGCACCCTGAAGGGCAAGACCACGCTGAAGTTCATCTTCCTGTCGCTGACCGTGCTGTTCGCCCTGCTGGCCATCCGCGATTTTACCGGCAGCGAGCTGATCGGCACCATTGCCGGGTGGGAAGGCATCGTGTGCGGCGCAAGCGCGTGTTACCTGGCCATGGCCGAGGTGCTGCACGAGCAGTATGGGCGGGTGGTGTTGCCGTACTAG
- a CDS encoding peptidylprolyl isomerase has product MSNPVILLETSSGDILIELDAEKAPATVANFLGYVDSGFYKNTIFHRVIKDFMIQGGGLSVRMEEKPTNAPVRNEANNGLKNLRGTIAMARTADPHSAAAQFFLNTVDNADLDHTEETAEGWGYCVFGQVIEGMDTVDKIQKLKIKPQGIHTDAPADMVVITGVSRFE; this is encoded by the coding sequence ATGAGCAATCCCGTCATTCTGCTGGAAACTTCTTCCGGCGATATCCTCATCGAACTCGACGCCGAAAAGGCCCCCGCCACCGTGGCCAACTTTTTGGGCTACGTGGATTCGGGCTTCTACAAGAACACCATCTTCCACCGGGTCATCAAGGACTTCATGATCCAGGGCGGCGGCCTTTCCGTGCGCATGGAAGAAAAGCCCACCAACGCCCCGGTGCGCAACGAGGCGAACAACGGCCTCAAGAACCTGCGCGGCACCATCGCCATGGCCCGCACGGCGGATCCGCACAGCGCCGCGGCCCAGTTCTTCCTCAACACCGTGGACAACGCCGACCTCGACCACACCGAAGAAACCGCCGAAGGTTGGGGGTACTGCGTGTTCGGCCAAGTCATCGAGGGCATGGACACCGTGGACAAGATCCAGAAGCTGAAAATCAAGCCCCAGGGCATCCACACCGACGCCCCGGCGGACATGGTGGTCATCACCGGCGTGAGCCGCTTCGAATAG
- a CDS encoding DNA polymerase III subunit beta, whose product MFLRIQKEDVIEGLQKAASIIPAKTGAAYLRSIWLKAENGSLSVLATDSNIEFRGAYAADIEQPGLAGVQGRAFVDLLRKLPGGQITLKLDGESGNLLIEQGRRKYKLPVNDPVWFQNFSEFPADGSVMWSGDYLQELIDRIAFCISDEDAVEAIACLSLKPGAQNTIEACGLNGHQFAMLRFAHDELMAMLPPEGILIQKKYLGELKKWLGTDEVELNISEKRLHFRTGDGKETFSLPLSYYQYPDYMNFLAKLSSDSVSRLELPRKDAMDALDRLLIFNTDSNRCTYFDLDGNGGNGEVMLSAQGQDVGSATETLEATYSGDIKKIAFPTRNLIEIMGHYRSERLGLTLTGSEGPCGLSGSDDSEYTVIIMPMKIVEETYYSEEEV is encoded by the coding sequence ATGTTTCTGAGAATACAGAAGGAAGATGTCATCGAAGGCCTGCAGAAGGCCGCCAGCATCATTCCCGCCAAGACGGGCGCGGCCTATCTGCGCTCCATCTGGCTGAAGGCCGAGAACGGTTCTCTCAGCGTGCTGGCCACCGACTCGAACATCGAGTTTCGGGGCGCCTACGCCGCCGACATCGAACAGCCGGGTCTGGCAGGCGTGCAGGGTCGCGCCTTCGTGGACCTGCTCCGCAAACTGCCCGGCGGCCAGATCACCCTCAAGCTGGACGGCGAAAGCGGCAACCTGCTCATCGAGCAGGGCCGCCGCAAGTACAAGCTGCCGGTGAACGACCCGGTGTGGTTCCAGAACTTTTCTGAATTCCCCGCCGACGGCTCGGTGATGTGGTCCGGCGACTATCTGCAGGAACTCATCGACCGCATCGCCTTCTGCATCAGCGACGAGGACGCGGTGGAAGCCATCGCTTGCCTGTCCCTGAAGCCCGGCGCCCAGAACACCATCGAGGCCTGCGGCCTGAACGGCCACCAGTTCGCCATGCTGCGCTTCGCCCATGACGAGCTCATGGCCATGCTGCCGCCCGAAGGCATCCTGATCCAGAAGAAGTACCTGGGCGAGCTCAAGAAGTGGCTGGGTACCGACGAGGTGGAACTGAACATCTCCGAAAAGCGCCTGCACTTCCGCACCGGCGACGGCAAGGAAACCTTCAGCCTGCCCCTGTCGTACTACCAGTACCCCGATTACATGAACTTCCTGGCCAAGCTGTCGTCCGATTCGGTGTCCAGGCTGGAACTGCCCCGCAAGGACGCCATGGATGCCCTGGACCGCCTGCTGATCTTCAATACCGACTCCAACCGCTGCACTTACTTCGATCTGGACGGCAACGGCGGCAACGGCGAGGTGATGCTGTCCGCCCAGGGCCAGGACGTGGGCTCGGCCACCGAAACCCTGGAAGCCACCTACAGCGGCGACATCAAGAAAATCGCCTTCCCTACCCGCAACCTGATCGAAATCATGGGCCACTACCGCTCGGAACGGCTGGGGCTGACCCTGACCGGAAGCGAAGGCCCCTGCGGGCTCAGCGGCAGCGACGACAGCGAATACACCGTGATCATCATGCCCATGAAGATCGTGGAAGAAACCTACTATAGCGAAGAAGAGGTATAA
- a CDS encoding SDR family oxidoreductase gives MPANTTPTQGASATDSWSGTPSGGHPGPEHAGAAGSGAAPAPHTTSKRGTVLITGATGYVGGRLAPLLLERGWHVRALARNPAKLAGRPWTTHPGCDIVRGDMLDEPSLREALRGCNAVFYLVHSMNPAVAAFADADRKAAYCMVRALQSLRGVQDVLPRVIYLSGLLPPETGKEEHGASRVSEHLRSRAEVGEILALADAPLTVLRAAQIIGSGSASFEIIRYLVDRLPVMITPRWVHMQCQPIAISNVLEYLAGCLDHPETAGQAYDIGGPDIPSYRELFDIYAREAGLRRRLIIPVPFLTPELSAHWLHLVTPVPVALARPLIHGLRQRVVCGETRIRDIIPQDLLPCDEAIRRALDRLRTHAVPTRWTDAGSPAVPEWVACGDAEYAGGHLLGDGWGVRLAATPEDVWKPVERIGGDTGWYQDNTLWRLRGLLDTLVGGPGLRRGRRDPETLRTGDALDFWRVLDVQPGKRLLLLAEMKVPGDALLEFVVRPVSDAEHGDDAGATPTGAQATELWMQSWFLPRGLAGLAYWYALLPVHGRIFRGMLASIATATGAPVLRPPFRLPAQRNFACALPGAPDGKSSSAS, from the coding sequence ATGCCCGCAAACACCACGCCCACGCAGGGCGCTTCCGCCACCGATTCATGGTCCGGCACGCCTTCGGGCGGGCATCCGGGGCCGGAACATGCCGGGGCCGCCGGTTCCGGCGCTGCGCCCGCACCCCACACCACTTCCAAACGGGGCACCGTGCTGATTACCGGGGCCACGGGGTACGTGGGTGGGCGCCTGGCCCCCCTGCTGCTGGAACGCGGCTGGCACGTCCGCGCGCTGGCCCGCAACCCGGCCAAGCTGGCGGGGCGCCCATGGACGACCCACCCCGGCTGCGACATCGTGCGCGGCGACATGCTGGACGAGCCATCCCTGCGCGAGGCCCTGCGCGGGTGCAACGCAGTGTTCTACCTGGTGCATTCCATGAACCCCGCCGTTGCCGCCTTTGCCGATGCCGACCGCAAGGCGGCCTACTGCATGGTGCGGGCTCTGCAATCGCTGCGCGGGGTGCAAGACGTGCTGCCGAGGGTCATCTACCTGAGCGGGCTGCTGCCCCCGGAAACGGGAAAGGAAGAGCACGGGGCCAGCCGCGTGTCCGAGCACCTGCGCTCCCGCGCGGAGGTGGGCGAGATACTGGCCCTTGCCGACGCACCGCTTACCGTGTTGCGCGCGGCGCAAATCATCGGCTCCGGCAGCGCCTCGTTCGAGATCATCCGCTATCTGGTGGACCGGCTGCCGGTCATGATCACCCCGCGCTGGGTCCACATGCAGTGCCAGCCCATAGCCATCAGCAACGTGCTGGAATACCTTGCCGGTTGTCTGGACCATCCCGAAACGGCAGGGCAGGCCTACGACATCGGCGGGCCGGACATACCAAGTTACCGGGAACTGTTCGACATCTACGCCCGCGAGGCGGGCCTGCGCCGTCGGCTGATCATCCCCGTGCCCTTCCTGACACCGGAACTTTCCGCCCACTGGCTGCATCTGGTCACCCCGGTGCCGGTGGCGCTGGCCCGGCCGCTCATCCACGGGCTGCGCCAACGGGTGGTGTGCGGCGAAACGCGCATCCGCGACATCATTCCGCAAGACCTGCTGCCCTGCGACGAGGCCATCCGTCGTGCCCTTGACCGGTTGCGCACCCACGCGGTGCCCACCCGCTGGACCGACGCGGGCAGTCCCGCCGTTCCGGAATGGGTGGCCTGCGGCGATGCGGAGTACGCGGGCGGTCATCTGCTGGGGGATGGCTGGGGGGTGCGGCTGGCGGCGACCCCGGAAGACGTGTGGAAACCCGTGGAGCGCATCGGCGGTGATACCGGCTGGTATCAGGACAACACGCTGTGGCGGCTGCGCGGGCTGCTGGACACCCTGGTCGGTGGGCCGGGACTGCGGCGCGGCAGGCGCGACCCGGAAACCCTGCGCACGGGCGATGCGCTGGACTTCTGGCGGGTGCTGGACGTGCAGCCCGGCAAGCGCCTGCTGCTACTGGCGGAAATGAAGGTACCCGGCGACGCCCTGCTGGAATTCGTGGTGCGCCCGGTTTCCGATGCGGAACACGGCGACGATGCCGGGGCAACGCCCACGGGTGCCCAAGCCACCGAGTTGTGGATGCAGTCATGGTTCCTGCCCCGCGGGCTGGCCGGGCTGGCGTACTGGTATGCCCTGCTTCCGGTGCACGGGCGCATCTTTCGGGGCATGCTGGCGTCCATCGCCACGGCAACGGGGGCGCCGGTGCTGCGGCCTCCCTTCCGCCTGCCCGCGCAACGCAATTTCGCCTGTGCCCTGCCCGGGGCACCTGACGGAAAATCCTCTTCGGCATCCTGA
- the gyrB gene encoding DNA topoisomerase (ATP-hydrolyzing) subunit B yields the protein MTTPTGQTYTADSITILEGLAAVRKRPAMYIGSTDARGLHHLVYEVVDNSIDEAMAGYCTRIVVKLHLDNSVTVSDNGRGIPVDLHPKEGKPAVEVVMTKLHAGGKFDNDAYKVSGGLHGVGVSCVNALSEWLEVTVRRDGKRHRMRFARGAVQGQLDFLGESANHGTTVHFKPDEEIFETVQYSYETLRKRFEELSYLNKGLEIEFTDERSAETHVFRADGGIRQFVRDLNSGESGIHPIIDGEGVTDGVTVDFALQYNAGYKENVLTFANNIRTKEGGTHLAGFKTALTRAINGYIKGQPDLVKKMKGTVLSGDDVREGLTSVVSVKLPQPQFEGQTKTKLGNSEIAGLVAGIVYDKLNVHFGENPKDARLIIDKAVDAARARDAARRAKELVRRKGALSDNSLPGKLADCQSKDPAESELFIVEGDSAGGSAKQGRDPSTQAILPLRGKILNTERTRFDKMLANKEVKALITAMGAGIGEDDTDYDKLRYHKVVIMTDADVDGAHIRTLLLTFFFRQYQELIDRGHLYIAQPPLYRVHSSRFEKFIKDDPELNAFLLERISNDIIIRTESGCAFTGPDIVSLMKTIELVSGKVRDVENIGIARELFLAFIEYQTRIEPQWFTEEDPNGLRQWLAERGYTVSAEHEDTDEDSRTFVVFEDTNGHRTRVGAEFFHSKMYRQAWDALADIRTRCGSLRCTVDRKGETSEAEDIFDLFRLVLDEARKGINIQRYKGLGEMNPEQLWVTTMNPENRTLLRVNVDDAEEASEAFEQLMGDRVEPRREFIERNALSVQDLDI from the coding sequence ATGACCACTCCCACGGGACAGACCTATACCGCAGACAGCATCACGATCCTCGAGGGTCTGGCTGCCGTCCGCAAGCGCCCCGCCATGTACATCGGGTCCACCGATGCGCGGGGCCTGCACCACCTTGTGTACGAGGTGGTGGACAACTCCATCGACGAGGCCATGGCGGGCTACTGCACGCGCATCGTGGTCAAGTTGCACCTCGACAACAGCGTGACCGTCAGCGACAACGGCCGCGGCATCCCGGTCGATTTGCACCCCAAGGAGGGCAAGCCCGCAGTCGAGGTCGTCATGACCAAGCTGCACGCGGGCGGCAAGTTCGACAACGACGCCTACAAGGTGTCGGGCGGGCTGCACGGCGTTGGCGTGAGCTGCGTCAACGCCCTTTCCGAGTGGCTGGAAGTGACCGTGCGCCGCGACGGCAAGCGCCACCGCATGCGTTTCGCGCGCGGTGCGGTGCAGGGGCAGCTGGATTTCCTGGGCGAATCGGCCAACCACGGCACCACGGTGCACTTCAAGCCTGACGAGGAAATCTTCGAGACCGTGCAGTACTCGTACGAGACGCTGCGCAAGCGGTTCGAGGAACTGTCGTACCTCAACAAGGGCCTTGAAATAGAATTCACCGACGAGCGCAGCGCGGAAACCCACGTGTTCCGGGCCGACGGCGGCATCCGCCAGTTCGTGCGCGACCTGAATTCCGGCGAAAGCGGCATCCACCCCATCATCGACGGGGAAGGGGTGACCGACGGGGTTACCGTGGACTTCGCGTTGCAGTACAACGCGGGCTACAAGGAAAACGTGCTCACCTTCGCCAACAATATCCGCACCAAGGAAGGCGGCACCCACCTTGCCGGGTTCAAGACGGCGCTTACCCGCGCCATCAACGGCTACATCAAGGGCCAGCCCGACCTGGTCAAGAAGATGAAGGGCACCGTGCTTTCCGGCGACGACGTGCGCGAGGGCCTGACCTCCGTGGTTTCCGTCAAGCTGCCGCAGCCCCAGTTCGAAGGCCAGACCAAGACCAAGCTGGGTAACAGCGAAATCGCGGGGCTGGTGGCCGGCATCGTGTACGACAAGCTGAACGTGCACTTTGGCGAAAACCCCAAGGACGCCCGGCTGATCATCGACAAGGCCGTGGACGCCGCCCGCGCCCGCGACGCCGCCCGCCGCGCCAAGGAACTGGTGCGCCGCAAGGGCGCCCTGTCCGACAACTCGCTGCCCGGCAAGCTGGCCGACTGCCAGTCCAAGGACCCGGCGGAATCGGAACTGTTCATCGTCGAAGGTGACTCCGCAGGCGGTTCGGCCAAGCAGGGCCGCGACCCCTCCACCCAGGCCATCCTGCCGCTGCGCGGCAAGATCCTGAACACCGAGCGCACCCGCTTCGACAAGATGCTGGCCAACAAGGAAGTGAAGGCCCTCATCACCGCCATGGGCGCGGGGATAGGCGAGGACGACACCGATTACGACAAGCTGCGCTACCACAAGGTCGTCATCATGACCGACGCCGACGTGGATGGCGCGCACATTCGCACCCTGCTGCTGACCTTCTTCTTCCGGCAGTACCAGGAACTCATCGACCGGGGCCATCTGTACATCGCCCAGCCGCCCCTGTACCGGGTGCACAGCAGCCGCTTCGAAAAGTTCATCAAGGACGATCCGGAGCTGAACGCTTTCCTGCTGGAACGCATCAGCAACGACATCATCATCCGCACCGAATCGGGCTGCGCCTTCACCGGGCCGGACATCGTCTCGCTCATGAAGACCATCGAACTCGTTTCCGGCAAGGTGCGCGACGTGGAAAACATCGGCATCGCCCGCGAACTGTTCCTGGCCTTCATCGAGTACCAGACCCGCATCGAACCCCAGTGGTTCACCGAAGAAGATCCCAACGGCCTGCGCCAGTGGCTGGCCGAGCGGGGATACACCGTGTCCGCAGAGCACGAGGACACCGACGAGGACAGCCGCACCTTCGTGGTCTTCGAAGACACCAACGGCCACCGCACCCGCGTGGGGGCCGAGTTCTTCCACTCCAAGATGTACCGTCAGGCCTGGGACGCCCTGGCCGACATCCGCACCCGCTGCGGCAGCCTGCGCTGCACCGTGGACCGCAAGGGCGAAACCAGTGAGGCCGAGGACATCTTCGACCTGTTCCGGCTGGTGCTGGACGAGGCCCGCAAGGGCATCAACATCCAGCGCTACAAGGGCCTGGGCGAAATGAACCCGGAACAGCTGTGGGTAACCACCATGAACCCGGAAAACCGCACCCTGCTCCGCGTCAACGTGGACGACGCCGAAGAAGCCAGCGAGGCCTTCGAACAACTCATGGGTGACCGGGTGGAACCCCGCCGCGAGTTCATCGAACGCAACGCCCTGTCCGTGCAGGATTTGGATATCTAG
- a CDS encoding peptidoglycan DD-metalloendopeptidase family protein, protein MPLPSAKRSGIVLLIILLLVAAPYVLRRGQQPADTSADTTAVDCNATAPAGQLPPELRPGQHADGAANGQPEVVEGVVSSGDTAGKILQEWLSSVDVHTMVAACEKVYSLARLRAGQPYTVVANASMGGLERFEYEIDNAQKLIVSKTDDSFAARVEPIQYDVDVVRVEGTIEANLFQSVADAGESPTLAIRLADIFGWEVDFIRDIREGDSFTVLVEKRFRDGEFKGYGRVLAAIFTNQDQTHRAYLFHDDLGIPQYYNPEGASMRRSFLKAPLSFTRISSGYTMTRKHPIFSDVRPHQGVDYAAPTGTPVKAVGNAVVASAGWGNGYGNLIILRHANGYESYYGHLSGFARGVRKGATVKQGDVIGYVGATGWATGPHLDFRLKKDGKFINPTKNISPRSEPVARKLLPDFRRQMDAIRPYLDGEGDIATLDVQNLPSI, encoded by the coding sequence ATGCCGTTGCCTTCCGCCAAGCGTTCCGGAATCGTCCTCCTGATCATCCTGCTGCTGGTCGCTGCGCCGTACGTGCTGCGGCGCGGACAGCAACCCGCCGATACTTCCGCCGACACCACGGCGGTCGACTGCAACGCCACCGCACCCGCCGGGCAACTGCCCCCGGAACTGCGCCCCGGACAGCACGCTGACGGCGCCGCGAACGGCCAGCCCGAGGTGGTGGAGGGGGTTGTCTCTTCCGGCGACACGGCGGGCAAAATATTGCAGGAATGGTTGTCCTCGGTGGACGTGCACACCATGGTCGCCGCCTGCGAGAAGGTCTATTCGCTGGCCCGCCTGCGCGCGGGGCAGCCGTACACGGTGGTGGCCAACGCCAGCATGGGCGGTCTGGAGCGTTTCGAGTACGAGATCGACAACGCGCAGAAGCTCATCGTCAGCAAGACGGACGATTCCTTTGCCGCACGGGTGGAACCCATCCAGTACGACGTGGACGTGGTCCGGGTCGAAGGCACCATCGAAGCCAACCTGTTCCAGTCCGTGGCCGACGCGGGCGAATCGCCCACCCTGGCCATCCGCCTTGCCGACATCTTCGGCTGGGAGGTGGACTTCATCCGCGACATCCGCGAGGGCGACAGCTTCACCGTGCTGGTGGAAAAACGCTTCCGCGACGGCGAATTCAAGGGCTACGGGCGCGTGCTGGCCGCCATCTTCACCAATCAGGACCAGACCCATCGCGCCTACCTGTTCCACGACGACCTCGGCATTCCGCAGTACTACAACCCGGAAGGCGCCTCCATGCGGCGTTCGTTCCTGAAGGCCCCGCTGTCGTTCACCCGTATTTCCAGCGGGTACACCATGACCCGCAAGCACCCCATCTTCAGCGACGTGAGGCCCCATCAGGGCGTGGACTACGCCGCCCCAACCGGTACGCCGGTCAAGGCCGTGGGCAACGCGGTGGTGGCATCCGCCGGGTGGGGTAACGGGTACGGCAACCTGATCATCCTGCGCCACGCCAACGGCTACGAAAGTTACTACGGCCACCTTTCCGGCTTCGCGCGCGGGGTGCGCAAGGGCGCCACGGTGAAGCAGGGCGACGTGATCGGCTACGTGGGTGCCACGGGCTGGGCCACCGGGCCGCACCTGGACTTCCGCCTGAAGAAGGACGGCAAGTTCATCAACCCCACCAAGAACATCAGCCCCCGCTCCGAACCCGTGGCCCGCAAGCTGCTGCCCGACTTCCGCCGTCAGATGGACGCCATTCGCCCGTATCTGGACGGCGAGGGGGACATTGCCACCCTGGATGTGCAGAACTTGCCCAGCATCTAG
- a CDS encoding FAD-dependent oxidoreductase: MKLSVSNSRGKDAADRDWFIPEDGRKQLTQLFAKLPNPVVLDVFTDGDEKNAFNGYTRRFAEDLSLLIDKISMHHHALDSEEAKRRDVTLSPTLFVGTGEADPALDYRIRFTGAPLGEEGRALVESIFLVSLRQSGLTETSRRILSELKEPRRPRVFSSPGCPYCPGQFMHAAKCAIERPGLVEAECVNSDEFPDLSKKFGVGSVPHTQYDDTHKAIGLMPEERFVLEMVTLKNAEELMREHGMEPGTGLGHEGHDHAYGGHGMDPEGLDVVETDMVVLGAGPAGLSAAIYAERSGMKTVVLDKSVVGGQVTVTPVVENYPGFTDIAGLKLVEVLSAHARQYATVREGETVHEVKIGKLIEVYTNRAVYLCKALVFATGAQWRKLDAPGEGRFYGRGVSYCASCDGFMYRGKRVAMIGGGNSALTDALHLKNLGAEVTIIHRRDSFRAEKALQDSLEREGIAVIWDTVVEEILGDSVAPVDKGDGGQEGKDGKDAAPGTAPAEADTGVVRGIRVRNVKTDAVSELPFDGVFVAIGHIPNSEQAAELGVVLEKDGSIKVDRHMRTNIPRIYAAGDVTGGVRQIVTAVGSGATAALAAFEDTQNPYWKKKGE, translated from the coding sequence ATGAAGCTCAGCGTTTCCAACTCACGCGGCAAGGATGCCGCCGACCGCGACTGGTTCATCCCAGAGGACGGGCGCAAGCAGCTGACCCAGCTGTTTGCCAAGCTGCCGAACCCCGTGGTGCTCGACGTGTTCACCGACGGCGATGAAAAGAACGCCTTCAACGGCTACACCCGCCGTTTTGCCGAAGACCTTTCGCTGCTCATCGACAAGATTTCCATGCATCACCACGCGCTGGATTCCGAAGAAGCCAAGCGGCGCGACGTGACCCTGTCGCCCACCCTGTTCGTGGGCACCGGAGAGGCGGACCCGGCGCTGGACTACCGGATTCGCTTCACCGGAGCGCCGCTGGGCGAGGAAGGCCGGGCGCTGGTGGAATCCATCTTTCTGGTGTCGTTGCGCCAGTCGGGCCTTACAGAAACCTCGCGGCGCATCCTGTCCGAACTGAAGGAACCGCGCAGGCCCCGGGTGTTCTCTTCTCCGGGGTGCCCGTACTGCCCCGGCCAGTTCATGCACGCGGCCAAGTGCGCCATAGAGCGGCCCGGCCTGGTGGAGGCGGAATGCGTCAATTCCGACGAATTCCCGGACCTGTCCAAGAAGTTCGGTGTCGGCTCCGTGCCGCACACCCAGTACGACGACACCCACAAGGCCATCGGCCTGATGCCCGAAGAACGCTTCGTGCTGGAAATGGTCACCCTGAAGAACGCGGAAGAGCTGATGCGCGAGCACGGCATGGAACCTGGCACAGGGTTGGGTCACGAAGGGCATGACCATGCTTACGGGGGCCACGGTATGGACCCCGAGGGGCTGGACGTGGTGGAAACCGACATGGTGGTGCTGGGCGCTGGCCCGGCGGGCCTTTCCGCCGCCATCTACGCCGAGCGCAGCGGCATGAAGACCGTGGTGCTGGACAAGTCCGTGGTGGGCGGCCAGGTGACCGTGACCCCGGTGGTGGAAAACTACCCCGGTTTCACCGACATCGCCGGGCTGAAGCTGGTGGAGGTGCTTTCCGCCCATGCCCGCCAGTACGCCACCGTGCGCGAAGGCGAAACGGTGCACGAGGTGAAGATCGGCAAGCTCATCGAGGTGTACACCAACCGCGCCGTGTACCTGTGCAAGGCGCTGGTGTTCGCCACCGGGGCCCAGTGGCGCAAGCTGGACGCGCCGGGCGAGGGCCGCTTTTACGGACGGGGCGTGTCGTACTGCGCCTCGTGCGACGGGTTCATGTACCGGGGCAAGCGGGTGGCCATGATCGGCGGGGGCAATTCCGCCCTGACCGACGCGCTGCACCTGAAGAACCTGGGCGCGGAGGTGACCATCATCCACCGGCGCGACAGCTTCCGGGCCGAGAAGGCCTTGCAGGATTCGCTGGAGCGCGAAGGCATTGCGGTGATCTGGGACACCGTGGTGGAAGAGATACTGGGCGACTCCGTGGCCCCGGTGGATAAGGGGGACGGGGGACAGGAAGGCAAGGACGGGAAGGATGCGGCACCCGGAACCGCCCCGGCAGAGGCGGACACCGGGGTGGTGCGCGGCATCCGCGTGCGCAACGTGAAGACCGATGCAGTCAGCGAACTTCCGTTCGACGGGGTGTTCGTGGCCATCGGGCACATCCCCAATTCCGAACAGGCGGCGGAGCTTGGCGTGGTGCTGGAAAAGGACGGGTCCATCAAGGTGGACCGCCACATGCGCACCAATATCCCGCGCATCTACGCGGCGGGCGACGTGACCGGCGGGGTGCGCCAGATCGTTACCGCTGTTGGCAGCGGGGCCACGGCGGCCTTGGCCGCGTTCGAGGATACCCAGAATCCGTACTGGAAGAAGAAGGGGGAATGA